From a region of the Agromyces ramosus genome:
- a CDS encoding type I restriction endonuclease subunit R has product MSVGYTEKATVQAALVQLLVDAGWTYIPGKDLPRTTQQVFIESDLRAAIERLNPALVGRTDAVLADLRRVAVSAASEGLMAANQAFTRLLRGGGTVLMPDTNHDEPYLVIDFTDAAANTLIVSDEVTYQGARFDVVLFVNGIPVVVGETKTPVSTSVSWMHGAKDIHTAYEANQPAFFTPNLLSFATEGKDFRYAGVRTPLDHWERWGSSEVPATVSGWDRVVMSVTGLLKPTVIVNLIEHYAMFDQQNDDGAVRMIKLLPRYFQYEAVEKIVARATSETGTRGLIYHTQGSGKTLTMSWVATRLYFDPRMHNPTIVAVADRTQLVTQTFAQFASAGVPAPVKSTSLVSLQAALRNDERGIIATTVHKFAGAGVLTDRNNIVLLVDEAHRTQEGSLGADMRAALPNAHLYGFTGTPIADLDRNTYQLFGDERDHRWALGTYDSDRSIADGTTVPMRVIPRPVQFDIAKEDLDDAFDALADEDGLSDGQKEAFSRRVANARAIFHNPDRIAAVAADIVDHFYRSIDPLGMKAQVVVADQELCILYDAALRGALAAAGRDDEVAVVISATGKADFEPYKLSEGEEEAVLDRFRDAADSLKFLVVTAKLGTGFNAPIEGVLYLDKPMKLHTLFQTITRTNRPWRNRDTGFMKAYGTIVDYIGLGDGFARAIAPSSPEHAQRQIDTEGLVGTLEQALKEMRRRFVGVARDDSMGSLQAALERVPADTEDRQEFRTEFQLAQGLWETIFPDAALDDWTDDYRWYAQVYAAIPTETDDSDLLWERLGPKTRELVHAHMRNVRVDDRNIAVVIADAETIRRMSESGQLPPVPMEYDGQSAQEILDSLTERIRRRLESDADGTARYSSIAERLEQLRQRVIATAEDSIDFLTTLFGVATDLTDAEGEDGYGVLADLPDPNVGMLTRIFEEHKPVGMTVLVSEVVAEVDALVRHAVHPNWTSKDASKKEIRRQLRQLFRRYKLPVTGEPFDSAWAYILRHY; this is encoded by the coding sequence GTGAGCGTCGGGTACACGGAGAAGGCCACGGTGCAGGCCGCGCTCGTGCAACTGCTGGTCGATGCCGGTTGGACGTACATCCCCGGGAAAGACCTGCCCCGGACCACACAGCAGGTGTTCATCGAGTCGGACCTTCGGGCGGCGATCGAGCGCCTCAACCCTGCTCTGGTCGGCCGGACCGATGCGGTTCTCGCCGATCTGCGGCGGGTCGCGGTGTCCGCAGCGTCAGAGGGGCTGATGGCCGCGAACCAGGCGTTCACGCGCCTGCTGCGCGGCGGCGGTACAGTGCTGATGCCGGACACAAACCACGACGAGCCGTACCTGGTGATCGACTTCACGGACGCGGCCGCCAACACGCTGATCGTTTCGGATGAGGTCACCTATCAGGGTGCTCGGTTCGACGTCGTCCTGTTCGTGAACGGGATTCCCGTGGTCGTCGGAGAGACGAAGACGCCGGTGTCGACGTCGGTGTCGTGGATGCACGGCGCGAAGGACATCCACACCGCCTACGAGGCAAATCAGCCGGCGTTCTTCACCCCGAACCTGCTGTCGTTCGCGACCGAGGGGAAGGACTTCCGGTACGCGGGCGTGCGGACGCCGCTGGATCACTGGGAACGGTGGGGCTCCAGCGAGGTGCCCGCCACCGTCTCCGGTTGGGACCGGGTGGTCATGTCGGTGACTGGGCTACTGAAGCCCACAGTGATCGTGAACCTGATCGAGCACTACGCGATGTTCGACCAGCAGAACGACGACGGCGCGGTGCGCATGATCAAGCTGCTGCCCCGATACTTCCAGTACGAGGCGGTTGAGAAGATCGTCGCCAGGGCCACCAGCGAGACGGGGACGCGAGGGCTGATCTATCACACGCAGGGGTCTGGAAAGACGTTGACGATGTCGTGGGTCGCGACCCGGCTGTACTTCGACCCGCGGATGCATAACCCGACGATCGTGGCCGTGGCCGACCGCACTCAGTTGGTGACACAGACGTTCGCGCAGTTCGCGTCAGCCGGTGTACCGGCGCCGGTAAAGTCAACCTCTCTCGTGTCACTTCAGGCCGCGTTGCGCAACGACGAGCGCGGGATCATCGCCACAACGGTGCACAAATTCGCTGGCGCAGGCGTTCTGACTGACCGGAACAATATCGTCTTGCTCGTCGACGAAGCCCACCGCACGCAGGAAGGTTCCTTGGGCGCCGACATGCGGGCCGCCCTCCCCAACGCGCACCTGTACGGGTTCACCGGTACACCGATCGCGGACCTCGACCGGAACACGTACCAACTGTTCGGTGACGAGAGGGACCACCGCTGGGCGCTGGGCACATACGACTCCGACCGGTCCATCGCAGACGGCACGACGGTGCCGATGCGGGTGATCCCGAGGCCGGTGCAGTTCGACATCGCGAAGGAGGACCTCGACGACGCGTTCGACGCCCTCGCCGACGAGGATGGACTCTCCGACGGTCAGAAGGAGGCGTTTTCCCGACGCGTCGCGAATGCCCGTGCAATCTTCCATAACCCGGACCGGATCGCTGCGGTCGCGGCTGACATCGTCGATCACTTCTACAGGTCAATCGACCCGCTCGGCATGAAGGCACAAGTTGTCGTCGCAGACCAGGAGCTCTGCATCCTGTACGACGCCGCGCTCCGCGGCGCGCTGGCTGCCGCCGGCCGAGACGACGAAGTGGCGGTAGTGATCTCGGCGACGGGCAAGGCGGATTTCGAACCGTACAAGCTCTCCGAAGGTGAAGAAGAGGCAGTTCTGGACCGGTTCCGCGACGCCGCCGATTCGCTGAAGTTCCTCGTCGTCACCGCGAAGCTCGGGACCGGCTTCAACGCCCCAATCGAAGGCGTACTGTACCTCGACAAGCCGATGAAGCTGCACACGCTGTTCCAGACGATTACGCGCACGAATCGTCCGTGGCGGAACCGAGACACCGGGTTCATGAAGGCATACGGCACGATCGTCGACTACATCGGGCTCGGGGACGGGTTCGCCCGCGCAATCGCCCCGTCGAGCCCAGAGCACGCGCAGCGACAGATCGACACGGAAGGCCTGGTCGGCACGCTCGAGCAGGCACTGAAGGAGATGCGTCGCCGGTTCGTCGGCGTCGCTCGGGACGACTCCATGGGCTCGCTGCAAGCCGCGCTCGAACGGGTTCCGGCGGACACCGAGGACCGGCAGGAGTTCCGTACCGAGTTCCAGCTCGCGCAAGGCCTGTGGGAGACGATCTTCCCGGACGCCGCCCTTGACGACTGGACTGACGACTACCGCTGGTACGCGCAGGTCTATGCCGCTATCCCCACCGAGACCGACGACAGCGATCTGTTGTGGGAACGTCTCGGCCCGAAGACGCGCGAGCTTGTCCACGCGCACATGCGCAACGTCCGCGTCGATGATCGCAACATCGCCGTCGTCATCGCGGACGCCGAGACTATCCGCAGGATGTCGGAGTCAGGCCAATTGCCGCCCGTCCCGATGGAGTATGACGGGCAGTCCGCGCAGGAGATTCTCGACTCCTTGACCGAGCGAATCCGGCGGCGGCTGGAAAGCGACGCCGACGGAACCGCACGGTACTCGTCGATCGCAGAACGTCTTGAGCAACTCCGCCAGCGGGTAATCGCGACAGCCGAAGACTCGATCGACTTCCTCACCACACTCTTCGGAGTCGCGACCGATCTCACGGACGCGGAGGGGGAGGACGGCTACGGTGTCCTCGCAGACCTTCCCGACCCAAACGTTGGAATGCTTACGCGCATTTTTGAGGAGCACAAGCCCGTCGGGATGACCGTGCTCGTGAGCGAAGTAGTTGCCGAGGTAGATGCCCTGGTCCGACACGCGGTCCACCCCAACTGGACTTCCAAGGACGCCTCGAAGAAGGAGATCCGCCGACAGCTTCGGCAGCTGTTCCGGAGGTACAAGCTTCCTGTCACCGGCGAGCCGTTCGACTCGGCCTGGGCGTACATCCTTAGGCACTACTGA
- a CDS encoding helix-turn-helix domain-containing protein: protein MTDYRGEASIGARIRAARRDRGYRTTRELAETLTGTKITESVLENIESGRKADLTLGQFLSIAYALRVPPSYLLAPLVRPSAHLDLQNITDDLQGLSAAEFDAWFSGASTGAHRPSSTAERNDRENLDAYRELFSLLREIDRLNVVAALEGSERDSRDANGDSPALTRIRALQARANELSQLLRTSGFETNA, encoded by the coding sequence ATGACGGACTACCGCGGGGAAGCCAGCATTGGGGCACGCATCCGCGCCGCCCGTCGCGACCGCGGCTACCGAACAACCCGTGAACTGGCGGAGACCCTGACGGGCACGAAGATCACTGAATCAGTCCTCGAGAACATCGAGTCAGGACGCAAAGCCGACCTGACCCTCGGCCAATTCCTCAGCATCGCGTACGCCCTTCGAGTGCCTCCGAGCTACTTGCTCGCTCCCCTCGTCCGACCCTCGGCGCACCTCGACCTGCAGAACATCACCGACGACCTTCAGGGCCTGAGCGCCGCCGAATTCGACGCCTGGTTTTCCGGAGCCTCAACCGGAGCGCACCGGCCCTCATCGACCGCGGAACGAAATGATCGGGAGAATCTCGACGCGTATCGAGAGCTCTTCTCGCTGCTCCGGGAGATCGACCGGTTGAACGTTGTCGCGGCTCTCGAAGGAAGCGAGCGCGACAGCCGGGACGCCAACGGGGATAGCCCCGCGCTTACCCGAATCCGTGCGCTGCAAGCACGTGCCAATGAGCTCTCCCAGCTCCTCAGGACCTCGGGCTTCGAAACAAATGCTTGA
- a CDS encoding helix-turn-helix transcriptional regulator, translating to MDKEFIQPEAVSEITGLSVGALAQLRYTGQGPRFYKPTKRTVLYKRQEVVEWVESTARTRTGVESFA from the coding sequence ATGGATAAGGAGTTCATTCAGCCGGAAGCGGTGTCCGAAATCACCGGGCTGTCCGTGGGCGCGCTTGCACAGCTGCGGTACACGGGTCAGGGGCCACGGTTCTACAAGCCGACGAAGCGGACAGTGCTGTACAAGCGACAGGAGGTGGTCGAGTGGGTCGAGTCCACGGCACGCACGCGAACGGGCGTGGAGTCGTTCGCGTAA
- a CDS encoding DUF2637 domain-containing protein: MSREPRRSAKNETGPSQLRSASRPLRIFLGWLIAAAGALAIFMSWGALHDLALHVGGMPPDRAIVFPIVVDLPALAAMLIALLVPAPSEFLRALPWFTFALFSALTVAGNAAAVAIADPSTMILGQAPAVIVNAVPAIALLLTTHLAAATVYRRDDRSARGPRRPGAIDRPGSTIRGKDTPTKTPVQAASGAVTSSTPPEHGVGEFEDRTAKRVEVLELVGTGATVRSAARTAGVAPTTAQRWVERARLDGVLVDRATVDA, encoded by the coding sequence ATGAGTCGAGAACCCCGGCGGTCGGCCAAGAATGAGACTGGCCCATCGCAACTTCGTTCGGCGTCGCGGCCACTCCGGATCTTTCTGGGATGGCTCATCGCCGCCGCGGGTGCGCTCGCGATCTTCATGTCCTGGGGTGCACTGCACGACTTGGCGTTGCACGTTGGCGGCATGCCACCGGACCGGGCGATCGTGTTTCCCATCGTGGTCGACCTTCCCGCGTTGGCGGCGATGCTGATCGCCCTCCTGGTACCGGCTCCATCAGAATTCCTGCGGGCGCTGCCGTGGTTCACGTTCGCCCTGTTCAGCGCGCTCACGGTCGCCGGCAATGCAGCTGCCGTCGCGATCGCCGACCCGAGCACGATGATTCTTGGGCAGGCGCCGGCCGTGATCGTGAACGCGGTTCCGGCGATCGCGTTGCTGCTGACAACCCACCTCGCCGCCGCCACGGTGTACCGGCGCGATGACCGGTCGGCACGCGGCCCCCGGCGGCCGGGTGCGATCGATCGTCCGGGTTCGACTATTAGGGGGAAGGACACTCCGACTAAGACTCCCGTTCAAGCGGCGTCCGGTGCGGTCACTTCGAGCACACCACCTGAGCATGGGGTCGGCGAGTTCGAGGATCGAACCGCGAAGCGAGTCGAGGTGCTCGAGCTAGTCGGTACGGGCGCCACTGTGCGGAGCGCGGCACGCACCGCCGGGGTTGCACCCACCACCGCCCAGCGCTGGGTTGAACGAGCGCGCCTCGATGGCGTGCTCGTAGACAGGGCGACCGTCGATGCATAG